TCTCCAGGACCActcgagcagcagcagctcttgtTGTATTGGCTTAATAATCACTTTTTGGTAATAAGCTGCAGTTGAGAAGATGATGCGCCTTTTTATATTGCGTGAGAAAACTGATGCCACTATTATGATGTCTGTGTGGTCCATATTACTCTTCAGTCAGCAGTCTGTTAAGTTGGCTTATCACTGGAAATAGGTAAAAACAACGAAAAATTACGAAATATAATGTATTAAAGATCccatattttgctttttgggTTCCTGCCCTTTCTTTGCGATGTtagaaagacattttttgtgtgtgcaaaaGGTCAGCAAACCCAAAAAACCCCAAAGTCAGTATGTTGGaagtccaggcttttcttcCCTCACTTATCTACATCACCATGTCACACATTTGCATAATGATTACCCAGCCACTAGTTTGGCATGAAACAATTAGGTTTTTTGCAATCTGCCAATAATTCCTAATTAGAGCCGATTCTGCTGAGGCTTCTTCTCTGCCTATACTCAGAAGTCTGAAATTACAATATGTGACCAATATTGCCTCCTTTTTATCAGACCAGCTGACCAACCAGTCCCAAGGACTTACAGAGGAGGGGGCCTAAAGAGACAGAGGCTGAAATGGAGCGTTTCAGACCGAGGCAGAGAAGAGGTGCAACAGCAATGTactttgtgaaaaaaaagtttttgaacattaaaccAACTAGAAATTTCTTGTATGCCCCAACCATATAACCAGAAAGCTGTGATTTTGcagaatatgggctctttaacaAATTAAAGGTAATTctgctacttttaaacagaGCAAGAGTAGCTATGTCAAGTTTGTTTCactgctaagctaagctaactgagCTAACTGAACAGTGTGCTGACTGTAGCTCTTTACTGTATTTAGCACACAGATGTGAAAGTGGTATttccaaaatatttcacaactaGTTGTGCAAAGCCATAGAGAGCAGAATAGGTAGCTTATTTTAATACAGTATGTCACGTGTGCAAACCTTACAAAATTACTGgccaacaaaaatgacattatcaTATCAAGGATTGTTATTTAGCTTCAACCACCAACACTGGTGACCAGCTGCATAACAAACTGGGTTCACATCTTCATATCTGAATTTGACCCTGTGTCCAAAAACATATGCTTCTCTTTGTAAGTGCTTTGAGATTTTTAGTGTCTTTGAGTCTCAGCAGTGCAGCTGTTTTAGACAGAAAGGATCTCagctcctctttttttctcgTCCCCTTGAGCCAGCTTTAGCTGTCCTATTGTCCATACAAAAGGGACCTTCCATTTTAACTCGTGGCCCATCACCTCTTGATGCGACTCAGTCTCTCACACATGATGGACAGATACTGAGTCAGCTTCACCATGGCAATGATGACGGTTCCTCCAATCAGACTGCAGGTTGGCCAGAACAGGGAGTGGAAGACAGCAACCCGTCCATAGATCTGAGTCAGGATGGCGCTGTCTGATCTGTCTGTAGGGTCAGCAAAGCACTGAATCACATGTTGAGACCGGAGACGATCAGAAATGTTCTGAATTATGGTGTGTGTGGCTGCGTAGTCCTTATGGCACTTTGGGATGTAGAAGCACTGATAAAAGAAGATAGAAAAAGAGAAGTGACAGTGAAAGCTGTGTTAGATTTTTCTTAGAGGAGAGCTTTCTGTCAATGTAGAACTCACTGTTTTTTGTGATAGTTCAGATATTATTAATGCACAAGTGTCCAAAGCTGATTCGATTGAAACCAACTTTTGCAGTTCACAATAAAGATGTGAAAAAACAGGAATGAAAGTGTTTGATTCTTGTCTGTATGTAGACAAAAGGACGAACTGGCAACAAAAAGCTACCCAAAAAATTGCTGTCAAGAAGCCCCAGTTTGATATCAGATTTAACTGGCACAAAGTGTTTGTCACTCAGTGAATccctcattttaaaaatcacacagtctgacagtttttattgtttgtggcAGGCTAAACTGTCAAATCAGACTAATTTTCCAAGTTTTTCCTCCTGATGTTTGTgtgctgaaaaagaaaaattgaattAATGTAATGATCAGCCAACACCAAATTTGACTCAGTAGCTGCTTCTACCAATAAAATTTTGCAACATGCTTTCCATTCTTTCTATTTCttgttaaaaaacaacaacaaacaactcGAATGATGTCGAACCTGCTCACATGGATGGTGTCATGGGCTCTCATTTACATTACAGTCCCACAACATCATCCAGCACCACTAATGTTTTCTGTATTAGTTTGTGCTCCCTCCTGCTTaaccatttttttaatgttcaccTGTTTGTTTAGACTATAAAGTCTTGAACAAATAATTTTATTGCTGGATTGGCTGTCAAATATTAAATGCCTTTTACACTACGATGAGAACAACAAACGACGTGTAGTGTAGaagaaagcattcaaatttACAGGTTTATTTTACCAATTTATAGTCAAAGTTGACAACCATTTTTGAACACTTTGGAGAAATTTAGGTTAAACTTTCTAAATGTTTGGTAGATATGTAGTTAGTTCACAGAGCAGAGCGTTCTGTTTTAACAAATTTGTTATATCTTAACTAGGGATGGTTCGATCCGATCCGCTGGATCGATATTGAGTTCGATCcaggccaaaatgactggattGAGTATCGGAGTTTTATATTAGAACTCGTTCCATCCGATCCATAAGCCCAGTCTGTCTCAtatatcctcatcttcacttttcacGACATGCTGTAACACAGAcaagctgttgccatggttgccatGTGCCCGTGTTTTCGTCATGTGAGCAGAGAGTGAAAAGAAGTCTGGAGAGCTGTGGTCATCTCTTCCGTGTGGAATTATTATATACGAacggaggagaaaagtaaaatagctgagtgcaacatttgcaaaatgagtgtctcaAGGGGTGGCAGCAAAACCGGACATTTTAATACAACAAACTTAATAAAGCATATGCAGAAGCATCATGGAAAGCAGTACGGAGACTTTTTACAGGtgagtgcaaaacaaaaagtgaccCGCTGCAACCATCGTTGCAGGAAGCACTACAAAAGAGTACAAAACTCGCTCCAACGCCAAAATGTAACAGAGAAAATTGTCGAGTTCATTTTTCTGGATGACCAACCaccttgtgtggtggaaaatgtggattgtTGTAGTATTTTCGTGTGAACGTGTGCgccttacgtttcactctgtggccgcttgacggcttttctgttgtacgtttactgtttttgttgttgttttctactatttttcgggttaaatgtgattaagtagcgAACTGTGGACTTGTTTtcgtgttaaatatgattaggtgacaggtctctcctcttctcatccgcaCGTCCACCCACCGGTGTCTAAATGGCATcaggggagatcctacgctgctctcagcttcactcgcaTGAGAACGTTAGGACAAGCCAAGGTTTAATCGCCAGATATTATTTATATTCCATCAGTAttgtacacgtgtcaataaaataattgttcactgtgttttacatacagtacaacatcagcagctgcatgcaaaagaaaaaagacgcTAGATTGCACTATCactgtttacccttgttttctgtttttgttttggtgcagcaaatTAGGTGTACAgcctagatttttattgttttgattgtgtgtcttgagaagccatgtgcaacttactgagtactacctacattgttctagtggagatgctattattttgaattttatgttaattcataaaattgcaatgccattgaggtgtaatgtgacttttctgtttatgCACAGGGATTATTTAGTTGAATTTCAATATGTGcaccaagttgcagttttatttcaaacatctgaatggtgcagctgggtctgttgtgtttacaaacgctgttaaaagcgatgtgagctttaagttttaataaagccacagcagttacacataacttgttgtcacatgttttccttctttctttaggggaccagaacaggtgttgtacaatgaacgtggtgtttttagatgtcagtgtcaagcaaattacatccatgtattattaacaacttttagaatgacaaaaagaatcatatcgGTATCGGATCGGTATCAGCCGATCCTGAAGGCTGCAGTACCGATATCGGTATGGGATGTGAAAAAGTGATATCGAGCCATCCCTAATCTTAACACACTTAAGTCAGCGAATCTTTTTCTTTGACTGTTGCCTCCTCTGCTGGTTGACTCTGTCCATCCATGTTTCAACATTGAGTACTAGATGCTTGCAACTCAAGTTAGATAATAACTACCTGAGTGCTTGATATTTTCAGTTGTTATGGAAGTTTGCTTATGGATTTCACCTCCTGTGTTGCAGCAGCTAAGACACATTGTATGTAGTCTGTAGAtaggaaaaaacagcaaagaagaCTGGTCCACTGAACACATTCCCAATCTCAATGACGGCCAGTCTGTGCCTGTGGGGATATAATCTTGGTGGAGGTATTGTAtgaatatactgtatgtacttGTAGAGCAGGAGCATTTGAACAAGTAATTTAAGTGAGAGACATTTGGATCTGGGGAACTGCccaaaatagaaagaaaactgTATTCACCTTCTACATCCACACCAAACATAGGAGTAGGAAAACCCACAGAAAGCAGTAGCATCAGTACCTCAGGATTGCTGTCATGCGTCTCCTCGTTGTGCAACAGTCGCACCACCTTTCCTGAGGAGTTGAGGCTGACATAGACCTGTAGACAGGGGTAACGGGAAATCTTCCAGCACTCGACTCCACAGCTGTACGAGCAGTTCACATCCCACACTATGGTGGAGTTCACAATAGAACAGCGAGCCTCGTCCGTCCACACGCTGGAGAACAGGATAGTTTGATGTTGGGAGGTTCTAATGGATACTCTCAGCAAGAGTATCTTCTATTTGGCAATGTGTAGATAAATCCATCACTGATAATTACCTGTCAGAGTAGGAGCGCAGGATGGTGATTCCCAGGACAAAGTACATCATGATAGACAGGAAGACCATGCTGAGGCCCAGCAGTATGGCTCGGTCCTCTCCAGCCCTCAGAGCCGTCACTGTCTTCCTCTTGTCCAGGACCTCATACTCACGGATCTGCTGGTAGATGGATCTGAAAGAGGAT
This region of Acanthochromis polyacanthus isolate Apoly-LR-REF ecotype Palm Island chromosome 4, KAUST_Apoly_ChrSc, whole genome shotgun sequence genomic DNA includes:
- the si:ch211-247n2.1 gene encoding calcium-activated potassium channel subunit beta-2, with the protein product MLHQRSYREVGVHRTSGWVSSSSSNSGLQFLHSSDRMFLWAGSKATDGRNDRRSIYQQIREYEVLDKRKTVTALRAGEDRAILLGLSMVFLSIMMYFVLGITILRSYSDSVWTDEARCSIVNSTIVWDVNCSYSCGVECWKISRYPCLQVYVSLNSSGKVVRLLHNEETHDSNPECFYIPKCHKDYAATHTIIQNISDRLRSQHVIQCFADPTDRSDSAILTQIYGRVAVFHSLFWPTCSLIGGTVIIAMVKLTQYLSIMCERLSRIKR